In Archangium violaceum, the following are encoded in one genomic region:
- a CDS encoding SDR family oxidoreductase encodes MNIRQSVALVTGANRGLGLSLTKALLARGAKKVYAAARTPASSSMDGVVPVVLDVTKPDTIAAAARELGDVTLLVNNAGIIRARGLLAGGIVATAREELETNYLGLLAVSEAFAPVLAKNGGGAILNVLSVLSWLAPPGSTTYGASKAAAWALTNGLRAELGSQGTQVTAVHVGYIDTDMVRGLDVPKVPAEEVARLALDGVEAGADEVLVDQLTRTVKDGLSRGLYLRSPSAPRG; translated from the coding sequence ATGAACATCCGACAATCCGTCGCACTCGTCACAGGCGCCAATCGCGGCCTCGGTCTCAGCCTCACGAAAGCGCTGCTCGCTCGCGGCGCCAAGAAGGTCTACGCAGCGGCTCGCACCCCCGCCTCGAGCTCCATGGACGGCGTCGTGCCGGTGGTTCTCGACGTCACGAAGCCAGACACCATTGCGGCCGCGGCTCGTGAGCTCGGCGACGTCACGCTTCTCGTGAACAACGCTGGCATCATCCGCGCGCGGGGGCTCCTCGCTGGAGGCATCGTTGCGACCGCACGCGAAGAGCTCGAGACGAACTACCTCGGACTCCTCGCTGTGAGCGAGGCCTTCGCTCCCGTGCTCGCGAAGAACGGTGGCGGCGCGATCCTCAACGTCTTGTCGGTGCTCAGCTGGTTGGCACCGCCGGGTTCGACGACCTACGGCGCCTCGAAGGCCGCGGCCTGGGCGCTGACCAATGGGCTGCGTGCGGAGCTTGGCTCGCAAGGCACCCAGGTGACCGCCGTGCATGTCGGCTATATCGACACGGATATGGTGCGCGGGCTCGACGTGCCGAAGGTGCCGGCCGAGGAGGTCGCACGACTGGCGCTCGATGGTGTGGAGGCCGGGGCCGACGAGGTGCTCGTCGATCAGCTCACCAGGACGGTGAAAGACGGCCTGTCGCGTGGGCTGTATCTCCGCTCCCCCTCGGCCCCCAGGGGATGA
- a CDS encoding alpha/beta fold hydrolase, whose protein sequence is MTTKNGQLTAPNLTIEAANGVRYAYRRFGKTDGSATPLVCFVHYRANLDNWDPALVDALAAEREVILMDNVGVAGSSGKTPDTVAEMAHGAIAFVDALKLARFDILGFSLGGFVAQEFALMRPHQVRRLVLAGTGPQGGEGMHMYVPEVLEIALRETIDAEAMLTIFFEKSESSRAKGREFIQRLRLRQTHRDVPVTRDTANAHITAISTWGIPDASKLSRLAAIKQPTLVANGDNDIMVPTANSYLMARHLPNAQLRIYPDAGHAFLFQYPEEFAADVNRFLGR, encoded by the coding sequence ATGACGACGAAGAATGGGCAACTGACTGCTCCGAACCTGACCATCGAAGCGGCGAACGGCGTGAGGTATGCCTATCGGCGCTTCGGCAAGACCGACGGCTCGGCGACGCCGCTCGTGTGCTTCGTTCACTATCGCGCCAATCTCGACAACTGGGACCCGGCGCTCGTCGATGCGCTCGCTGCTGAGCGCGAGGTCATCCTGATGGACAACGTCGGCGTCGCCGGCTCGAGCGGCAAGACGCCTGACACGGTCGCTGAGATGGCCCATGGCGCAATCGCCTTCGTCGATGCGCTCAAGCTCGCGCGCTTTGACATCCTGGGCTTTTCGCTCGGTGGCTTCGTGGCGCAGGAGTTTGCATTGATGAGGCCGCATCAAGTACGCCGCCTGGTTCTCGCCGGAACGGGCCCCCAAGGCGGCGAGGGCATGCACATGTACGTGCCAGAAGTGCTCGAGATTGCGCTCCGCGAGACGATCGACGCGGAGGCGATGCTGACCATCTTCTTCGAGAAGTCGGAGTCGAGTCGCGCGAAGGGCCGCGAGTTCATCCAACGCCTCCGCCTGCGGCAGACCCATCGAGACGTCCCTGTCACCAGGGATACCGCCAACGCGCATATCACCGCGATCTCGACTTGGGGTATCCCGGACGCGTCGAAGCTCTCGCGCCTCGCGGCGATCAAGCAGCCGACGCTGGTCGCCAACGGGGACAACGACATCATGGTACCAACGGCCAACTCCTACCTGATGGCCAGGCATCTTCCGAATGCGCAGCTGCGAATCTACCCGGACGCTGGGCACGCATTCTTGTTCCAATATCCGGAAGAGTTCGCCGCTGACGTGAACCGCTTCCTCGGTCGCTAG
- a CDS encoding peroxiredoxin, with the protein MSIKVGDKAPDFTLPKQDGTPANLKELLQKSAVVLYFYPKDDTPGCTKEACSFRDSYEAFKDAGAEVVGISSQSAASHEAFAAKYRLPFTLVSDEGGKVRSQYGVPSTLGLLPGRVTYVIDRDGTVRHVFNSQLNATRHVTEALNIVKQLTGKTAN; encoded by the coding sequence GTGAGCATCAAAGTTGGTGACAAGGCCCCCGATTTCACGTTGCCGAAGCAGGACGGTACCCCCGCGAACCTGAAGGAGCTGCTCCAGAAGTCGGCGGTGGTGCTCTACTTCTATCCGAAGGACGATACGCCGGGCTGCACCAAGGAGGCGTGCTCGTTCCGTGACTCGTACGAGGCCTTCAAGGACGCCGGAGCCGAGGTGGTGGGCATCAGCTCGCAATCGGCGGCCTCCCACGAGGCCTTCGCGGCGAAGTACCGGCTGCCGTTCACCCTGGTGAGCGACGAGGGCGGCAAGGTGCGGAGCCAGTACGGCGTTCCGAGCACGCTGGGGCTGCTGCCCGGGCGGGTGACGTACGTCATCGACCGCGACGGCACCGTCCGGCACGTCTTCAACTCGCAGCTCAACGCCACGCGCCACGTCACCGAGGCGCTGAACATCGTCAAGCAGCTCACCGGCAAGACGGCCAACTGA
- a CDS encoding GlxA family transcriptional regulator: MFVHMVLEGVADSALGVGLDVVGTAAELIDAGRTLLHPGTRVLRQRVVSLDGRSVRSAAGRTVAVDGAFSLRGLRKGDVVVLPGMFAASGRTVDKLLARKDTQRAADLLAKAAAKGVMLAASCSATFVLAASGLLEGRTATTTWWLAPQFARMFPRVSLSAESMVVDAGEILTAGSALAHADLMLALVARLTGPSVAHLVTRYLVLDERPSQARYMVMEHLRVSDPGLRAVERFIVQNIDRQLSLDELARVAAVSPRTLARRVHASLGMTPHALVQRIRVSRAAHLLETTHASVDEIAAQVGYADAAAFRRVFRRFAGESPRRRRGLAA, encoded by the coding sequence ATGTTCGTGCACATGGTCCTCGAGGGTGTGGCCGACAGCGCGCTCGGCGTGGGGCTCGACGTCGTCGGCACGGCGGCGGAGCTCATCGACGCCGGGCGCACGCTGTTGCATCCTGGGACGAGGGTGCTGCGCCAGCGTGTGGTGTCACTCGACGGCCGGTCGGTGCGTTCCGCCGCCGGGCGGACGGTCGCGGTGGACGGCGCGTTCAGCCTTCGCGGGCTCCGCAAGGGGGATGTCGTCGTCTTGCCGGGGATGTTCGCGGCCAGTGGGCGAACCGTCGATAAGTTGTTGGCCCGAAAGGACACACAACGCGCCGCGGACCTCCTCGCGAAGGCAGCTGCCAAGGGCGTGATGCTCGCCGCGTCGTGCTCGGCCACGTTCGTGCTTGCTGCGTCGGGCCTCCTCGAGGGGCGGACCGCGACGACGACGTGGTGGCTCGCCCCGCAGTTCGCTCGGATGTTTCCCAGGGTGTCGCTCTCGGCCGAGTCCATGGTGGTCGACGCCGGGGAAATCCTCACCGCCGGCTCCGCGCTGGCTCACGCGGATCTCATGCTCGCGCTCGTCGCACGGCTGACGGGGCCTTCCGTGGCGCATCTCGTGACGCGCTACCTCGTCCTCGACGAGCGGCCCTCCCAGGCCCGCTATATGGTGATGGAGCATCTCCGCGTGTCCGACCCCGGGCTGCGAGCGGTCGAACGTTTCATCGTGCAAAACATCGACCGTCAGCTGTCTCTCGACGAGCTCGCTCGCGTGGCCGCGGTGTCTCCACGGACGCTCGCTCGCCGAGTCCACGCGAGCCTCGGAATGACGCCGCACGCGCTCGTGCAACGCATCCGCGTGAGTCGCGCGGCACATCTGCTCGAGACGACGCACGCATCGGTCGACGAAATCGCCGCGCAGGTGGGCTACGCCGACGCCGCGGCTTTCCGCCGCGTCTTTCGTCGATTCGCGGGTGAGTCGCCTCGCCGACGACGTGGGCTGGCCGCCTGA
- a CDS encoding enoyl-CoA hydratase/isomerase family protein, translating into MSEKSTIIFEKSTPKIATITFANPPVNVIAPETVTRLHELLHELENDVRVQVVIFTSNISGFFFNHFDLRQADKFPFIPGPDSVPMWVDLVIRLSKAPFLSIAKIRGRTRGGGNELALACDLRYASREHAIFGQPEVGTGILPGGGGSERLPRLIGRDRGLEAIVTSQDYDAELAERYGWVTRTLPDAELDGFVERLATRVASFDKAVVAAAKAQVNRASLPPDADFATAYAEYTRSLAGPGFQASFARLGKQFAEKGLEVEHRLGEYLGIANAHP; encoded by the coding sequence ATGAGCGAGAAAAGCACCATCATTTTCGAAAAATCAACGCCGAAGATCGCCACCATCACCTTCGCGAATCCGCCCGTGAATGTGATCGCGCCGGAGACCGTGACACGACTGCACGAGCTCCTCCATGAGCTCGAGAATGACGTTCGAGTTCAGGTTGTCATCTTCACGAGCAACATCAGCGGATTCTTCTTCAATCACTTCGATCTCCGGCAAGCCGACAAGTTTCCGTTCATCCCAGGCCCAGACTCCGTCCCCATGTGGGTCGACCTGGTCATTCGCCTTTCGAAGGCACCCTTCTTGAGCATCGCGAAGATCCGCGGACGAACGCGCGGAGGGGGCAACGAGCTCGCTCTGGCGTGCGACTTGCGCTACGCGAGCCGCGAGCACGCCATCTTCGGGCAGCCGGAAGTCGGCACCGGCATCCTGCCAGGTGGTGGTGGCAGCGAACGTCTGCCACGCCTCATCGGGCGTGACCGCGGCCTCGAGGCGATTGTCACCAGCCAGGACTACGATGCTGAGCTTGCCGAGCGATACGGCTGGGTCACGCGAACCTTGCCCGACGCCGAGCTCGATGGATTCGTGGAAAGGCTCGCGACCCGCGTCGCTTCCTTCGACAAGGCCGTCGTGGCTGCCGCCAAGGCTCAAGTCAACCGGGCGTCACTGCCTCCGGACGCTGATTTCGCCACGGCATATGCGGAGTACACGCGCTCGCTGGCGGGACCGGGCTTCCAGGCCAGCTTTGCGCGGCTTGGTAAGCAGTTCGCCGAGAAAGGCCTCGAGGTCGAGCATCGGCTCGGCGAGTACCTCGGCATCGCCAACGCGCATCCCTGA
- a CDS encoding DMT family transporter encodes MSPRVRGLIIPFLGGPVNSAALVLVLSSAFFHALWNALLKRHEDPESAVVGVIAVTVGCGGLWALGLEGTAFPTPWALLWSLVAGVLESGYLVTLARSLRRAPLGLAYTVARGGALLLVWPASVLWLGERLTPASVAGAAAVALGMAGMNLERPRGTVGEGVLWALASAACIAGFNLSYKRALGEGVPPPALFTLSLGVALPLLVLQRRREEAGWGALFRKVMTRPLLLVTAGVLCTLSFSLLLMALVHGGTGAVLTLRNTSIAFALGLGALQGERMGRRQLVGAGLVMLGAVLLGWPRP; translated from the coding sequence TTGAGTCCCCGTGTTCGAGGGCTCATCATCCCGTTTCTCGGAGGCCCGGTGAACTCCGCCGCGCTGGTGCTGGTGCTGTCGTCCGCTTTCTTCCACGCGCTGTGGAACGCGCTCCTCAAGCGTCACGAGGACCCCGAATCCGCCGTGGTGGGCGTCATCGCCGTCACCGTGGGGTGCGGAGGGCTGTGGGCGCTCGGCCTGGAGGGCACGGCGTTCCCCACCCCATGGGCCCTGCTCTGGTCGCTGGTGGCCGGAGTGCTGGAGAGCGGCTACCTGGTCACGCTCGCGCGCTCGCTGCGCCGTGCGCCCCTGGGGCTCGCGTACACCGTGGCCCGCGGTGGCGCGCTGCTGCTCGTCTGGCCCGCGTCCGTGCTGTGGCTGGGCGAGCGTCTCACCCCGGCGTCCGTGGCGGGCGCCGCCGCCGTGGCCCTGGGCATGGCGGGGATGAACCTCGAGCGGCCTCGGGGCACGGTGGGCGAGGGCGTGCTCTGGGCCCTCGCGAGCGCCGCGTGCATCGCCGGGTTCAACCTCAGCTACAAGCGCGCCCTGGGCGAGGGGGTGCCGCCTCCGGCCCTGTTCACCCTGTCCCTCGGCGTGGCCCTTCCGCTGCTCGTCCTTCAGCGCCGCCGGGAGGAGGCGGGCTGGGGCGCATTGTTCCGCAAGGTGATGACCCGGCCCCTGCTGCTCGTGACCGCCGGGGTGCTCTGCACGCTGTCCTTCTCTCTGCTGCTCATGGCGCTCGTGCACGGTGGGACCGGGGCCGTGCTCACGTTGCGCAATACGTCCATCGCGTTCGCCCTGGGGCTCGGAGCGCTCCAGGGTGAACGGATGGGACGGCGTCAGCTCGTGGGGGCGGGCCTGGTGATGCTCGGGGCCGTGCTGCTCGGCTGGCCCCGGCCGTGA